The DNA segment TGGTGATGTACAGCGCCCAGTCATTGGGCGGCTGGATTCCGATGATGAAGATCAGCGCCATCGAGATCACCGACAGGATCGCCACCAGTGAGTACAGCCCGCGCCCCAGGTTCCAGGGGCCCATCCGCGGCCACTTCGATGTGCCGAAGGTGAAGAGACCGAGCACGATCGGGATCACGAAGGAGAAGAACAGGAAGATCACGGTGCAGGACACCACGATGGTGTAGACCGGCGTCTCGCCGATGGATACCAGCGACGAACCCCAGACGAACAGCACCGCCAGGGTAGCGCCGGTCCAGATCGCGGCCACCGGGGTGCGGTGGGCCGGCGAGACCGAGGCCAGCGCCTTGGACGCCGGCAGGCCGCCGTCACGGGCGAATGCGAAGATCATCCGCGAGACGGACGTCACCGTGGCCAGGCCACAGAGAATCTGCGAGATGAAGATGGCCAGGTAGAGCAACTCCTTCACAGTCGAATTCACCTGGGTATCCATGGCCCAGAAGAACACGTTCCAGCCCTGCGCCGCCGCCTCTTCCATGCTTGGCAGCATCAGCACGAAGGCACTCAGCATCAGCCAGCCAAACAGCAGCGACCAGACCACCGACATCACCATCCCGCGCGGCACCGAATGGGCTGCCTGCACGGTTTCTTCCGAGGTATGGGCCGAAGCGTCGTAGCCAGTGATGGTGTAGATCGGCAGCAACAGGCCAAGGAGGAAGATCCAGCTGTTGGACACCTCCGGCCAGACATTGCCACCGGCCGCCCCGGAGAAGTTGCCGAAGGTCCACAGCCGGGAGAATTCGTAGCTCGGCGCAGCGGCCAGGCAGACGATGGTCAGGGCGATGGCCGTGGCGAAGATCAGGTAGCCGGAGAAGTCCGTCAGCTTGGCCGTGAGCCCGATGCCGAAGTGGTTACAGAGCGCCTGCCCGCCCGTGAGGATGGACAGGAAGATGATGCGCGTGGTGATGGTGTCCTCCATCCCGAGCATCGGCCCGAAGGCACCGAAGAAGAAGTAGTAGGTGCCGACGTTGATCGCCCCCAGCACCGTCACCAGGCCCAGCAGGTTGAACCAGGCGGTGAGCCAGCCGGTGAAGCGGTTGCCGAGGATCGAGCCCCAGTGATACAGCCCGCCGGCGGTGGGATAGGCCGAGGCGATCTGCGCCATGGCCACGGCGAAGACTCCGGAGATCATGCAGCCCAGGGGCCAGCCGATGCCGATGGCCGCGCCGCCGGCGCCGGACGTGCCCTGGGCCAGCGAGTTGATGCCGCCAGAGAGGATGCAGATGATCGAGAACGAAATCGCGAAGTTGGAGAAGCCGCCCATGCGTCGCGACAGCTCCTGGGCATAGCCCATGCTGTGCAACAGCTTGACGTCATCGTCCTGAGGCGTGGAGCCCTGTTGGCTTGCCGGATTCATGATGGGTGCCCTTTGTTGGGAATGGCGACGGATTGCTCCATGCGGCGGTTCGGGCACCTTCCCCGCCTGCGCTGCGACAGCCTGTCGTACTGCTCCCATCCCCGTTACAAACCGGCCAGCGGACGTGCCCGAACCCGCCTCTGGCCAGACAGCAAAAACCGTCAGTAGCGCTCGAAGCCGCGCTGCAGCTCCCAGTCGGTGATGCGCCGGTCGTACTCCTTCTGCTCCCACTCGGCGGTGTGCACGTAGTGGTCCACCACTTCATCGCCAAGGGCCTTGCGCAGCATGGCCGAGCCCTTCAGTGCGGCGGTGGCCTCACGCAGGGTCTTGTCGACCTCCGGCAACTGGTCGTTCTGGTAGGCGTCGCCCTCGAAGGGAGCGCCCAGTTCGAGCTTTTCATCGATACCCGCCAGGCCTGCGGCGATCAGCGCGGCGAAGGCGAGGTAGGGATTGAGGTCAGCACCGCCAATGCGGCACTCGATGCGCACCGACTTGCTGCCTTCAGCACACAGGCGGAAACCGGCGGTGCGGTTATCACGGCTCCACGCCGCGCGGGTCGGCGCGAAAGTGCCGGCCTGGAAGCGCTTGTAGGAGTTGATGTAGGGCGCGAGGAAATAGGTGACTTCGCTGGCGTACTTGAGCTGCCCGGCCACCCAGGCGCGCATCAGCTTCGACATGCCGAACTCGTCCTTGGTATCGAAGAACAGCGGCTTCTTGCCCTTCTTGTCCCAGAGCGAACTGTGGACGTGGCAGCTGGAGCCGGCCAGGTCGTAGCGCCACTTGGCCATGAAGGTGATGGACTTGCCCTGCTGGTAGGCGATTTCTTTGCAGGCGTGCTTGATGATGGCGTGGCGGTCGGCCATGGTCAGCGCGTCGGCATAGCGGACGTTGATCTCTTCCTGGCCCGGCCCCCACTCCCCTTTCGAGTTCTCCACCGGCACCCCGCACGCCTGCAGGTGCTTGCGGATGGCCCGCAGCACCGGTTCCTCACGGGTGGTCTGGAGGATGTTGTAGTCCTCGATGTAGTGCGAAGCCGTCTTCGGATGGCTGTAGTTGCGCTTGTGGATGGCGTCGTAGCTCTCGTCGAAGAGGTAGAACTCCAGCTCCGACGCGAACATGCCCAGATACCCTCGCTCCGCCAGCCGCGCCACCTGCTTCTTGAGGATGGCGCGCGGGCTGTGGGGCAGGTCTTCGCGGTGGTGATGGTCAAGCACATCGCAGAGCACCAGGGCAGTGCCATCCAGCCAGGGCAACCGACGCAGGGTGCTCATGTCGGGCTTCAGCACGAAGTCGCCATAGCCCTTGCTCCAACTCGCCGCGGCGTATCCCGGCACCGGCTCCATGTCGATGTCGTCGGCCAGCAGGTAGTTGCAGCAATGGGTTTCTTCGAAGGCGCTGTCGATGAAGAACTCGGCCTGGAAGCGCTTGCCGACCAATCGTCCCTGCATGTCCACCATGCAGGCCAGCACCGTGTCGATCTCGCCGCTGGCAACGGCTTGCTTGAGTTCGTCGAAGCTGAGGAGAGGTTCGCTCATCGGGCGGTCCTTCGATCGGGGGACTGCCAAAAGCTTAGTTCAGGAATGGAAAGTGCAAGGCTTACCCGCACCAGGACGGTGCGAAAGGTGCAGATCGGGGAATTGGTGGGGATTTGGCTGCCACCGCGACCTTTTCCCTGTAGGGGCGAATTCATTCGCCAAGGGCGGCGCAGCTGCCCCCTTCAAGAGCCATGGGCAGACCTTCGGCCTGCTTGGCGAATGAATTCGCCCCCACAGGAAAGCGACCCATTTCGGATTCCTCAAAAAAAACCGACAGGCGTGAAGGCGCCTGCCGGAAATCGAGGGTTTGGTTCAGTGGGCAATGCAGACCGATTTCAGCTCGGTGTAGGCCTCGATCACCGCCCGGCCGAATTCGCGGCCCATGCCCGACTGCTTCACGCCGCCGAAGGGCATGTTCGGGTCCAGCAGCACATGGGCGTTGACCCAGACAGTGCCGGCTTCGATGCGCGGGACCAGGTTCATCGCCTTGGACAGGTCGTTGGTCCAGAGGCTCGCCGCCAGGCCGTAGGGGCTGTCGTTGGCGAGTTCGATCATGGCGTCCTCGTCGGTGAAGGGGATCACCGAGAGCACCGGGCCGAAGACCTCTTCACGGGCCACGGTCATGCCGTGATCCACGTCCGCCAGCACGGTGGGCTGGACGAAGAAACCGTCGCCTTCCAGGCGCTCGCCACCGGCCACCACGCGGGCGCCTTCCTGGCGGGCCAGGTCGATGTGCTTGAGTACGTTCTGCTGCTGCTTGCGCGACACCAGCGGGTTGACCGCCGCCTCCTGGTCCATGCCCGGACCGATGGACAGGCCCTTCACCGCAGCGGCCAGGCCCTCAACGAACGCGTCATAGCGGGACTGGTGCACATAGAAGCGCGAAGCGGCAGCGCAGACCTGGCCATTGTTCAGCAGGCCACCGAGCAGCGCGCCCTGGACCGCCTTCTCCACGTCGGCGTCTTCCAGCAGGATCATCGGGTTCTTGCCGCCCAACTCCAGGGCGAAGCGGGTCATGTTTTCCATGCAGGCCGCGCCGACGCTCTTGCCTACGGCGGTGGAGCCGGTGAAGGACACCTTGCTGATCATCGGGTGCGAAGCCAGGGCATTGCCCACGGTGCTGCCGCCACCGGTGATGACATTGAACACGCCCGCCGGAATGCCCGCCTCGACGGCCAGCTCGGCCAGACGCAAGGCGGTCAGCGGGGTTTCGCTGGCGGGCTTGATGACCACGGTGCAGCCACAGGCCAGCGCCGGCATCAGTTTCCAGGTGGTGATCATCAGCGGGAAGTTCCACGGCACGATGCCGGCGACCACGCCCACCGGCTCACGACGGGCGAAGGCGGTGAAGCGCGAGCCCGGCGGGATCGGGATGGACACGTCCAGGGTCTGGCCTTCGATCTTGGTGGCCCAGCCGGACATGTAGCGCATGAACTCGACAGTGGCGCCCACATCCAGCATCCGCGAGATGTTGATGGACTTGCCCTGGCTCAGGGTTTCCAGCTGAGCCAGTTCCTCGGCGTGCTCTTCCACCAGGGCGGTGAAGCGCAGCAGGATGCGCTCGCGGTCGGCGGGACGCAGGCCGGACCAGACGCGGGACTTGAACGCCTTGTGGGCAGACTGCACGGCCCGCTCCAGGTACTCCAGCGGCACATCCGGCACGGCGGCGATGGCCTCGCCGGTGGCCGGGTTCAAGACCTGCGTGGTCGGACCTTCAGGCAGCACCCACTGGCCATCGATGAAGCAGCCATGGCGGCGCTCCAGGAATGCCGCCACCTGCGGCAGGATTTCAACCTTGCTCATGTTCGATCCTCTTCCGGAGCCTGCCCGCATCGCCGGAATGGCGTGCGGAAACAGGGCAGATGTCCGAATTCTCGGCGCTGCGAAGGAAGGAGGTTTTTTTGTCTGTGCCAGTCGCATTGGCAGGGCTGCCAGGTGATGGCAAAGAAGGTAGGGCGCGCCAACAATAGAAGCGAAGCCCCGTCACCATCCGGTGATCTGGGCCTGGAAAGCACAGCCTGTGGGAGCGAATTCATTCGCGAAAGCAGGCCGCAGGATTGCCCATCAGCCCTGCTGAGGGCGGCTACGCCACCCTTCGCGATTGAAATCGCTCCCACAATAAAAGGCAGCCGGGACCCGCAGCGGCGCCAGTCGTCCCTACAAGGTCGCCATCCCTACAAGAATGCTCAACCCTGGCTGTACTGCTTGCGGTACTCGCTGGGCGAGACGCCGAAGCGGGCCTTGAAGGCGGTGGAAAAGTAGCTGGAATCGGTGAAACCCCAGGCGTAGCCGAGGGCCGAGAGCTTCTGCTCGGCGGTGGCATGGCGCAGGCTTTCGGCGCAGAAGTCGAGGCGACGGTTCTTGATGTACTGCGCCACCACCAGGCCTTTCTTCGCGAACATGCGATAGAGGCCGCGCACCGACACGCCAACTTCACGGGCGATGGTTTCGGGGCACAGCTCTTCGGCGCAGATATTCTCGTCGATGAAGCGCAGGGTCTTGCGGAACATGCGCTCGTGGGCGTCCTGCTCGACTTCGGCGGCGCAGAGGGCCGGGCGCAGCAGGCTTACCACCGCCTCCAGGGTCGCTTCGCTTTCGGGCAGGCTGAGGCTGTCCTGGCGGGTGGATTCAAGGATCAGCCGGTTCGCCAGCACGGCCACCGGCGAACTGGCCGGAATGCGCTGGGCGCAGCGCGCGCCGGAGAAGCGCAGGCCCTGCTCCACCAGGTGGCGCGGCAGGATCAGCGACAACTGGCGGGAATTCTCGCGGTAGACGAAGTCGCTGGGCAGCGTGGAGTCGATCAGGGTGATATCGCCAGGCGCCATCTCGATGCTGTTGCCGGCCTGTTCCATGCCGGCATGGCCGCTGAGCTGCAAGGCCAGATAGAAGTGCTTGCCGTCGCTCTGGGCCACTTCCTTCGGGGTGCGGTACAGGCGCGCCTGGGCCACGTCCACAAAGCTCAGCTTGATCGCGCCGGACTTGTACTCGCGGATGGCCCCGGAAAACTCCGAACCCAGCAACTTGGCGCCGAAGCGCCCGCAGACCTGGTTGATACCCTGCAGCCACTCATCAAAGCGGTCTGCCCTCAGTGATTGTGCAGTCATCATGGCTTTCTCAGCCTCACGCTAGGCGTTGTTCTTGTCGTTATCCGGCCAGGCCGGCTTCACCTCGTCCGTGACTGCCGCCCACTCTCGAGCGGCTGTTCTACCTCAACCCGCCAAAACGCTGATAGAAATTCTCGCCGGCATCGGGCAACGGACCGTCCGCGGTTTCCAGCGCCGCGTTCAGCCACTGCTCTGCCTTGGCAAAGATGAGTCGGTAGATATTGCGGCACAGCTGGCGCGCCGCGCGGCCTTCCCAATCGCCCGGGAGCAGTTCGTCGGGCAGTTGCGGGTCGCGCAGCAGCAATTTGCGGTATTCGTGGATCAGCAAGGTTCGAGCCAGGAAGCAATCGGCCGGTTGCAGGTTCTCCTGCTC comes from the Pseudomonas sp. TCU-HL1 genome and includes:
- a CDS encoding amino acid permease; the protein is MNPASQQGSTPQDDDVKLLHSMGYAQELSRRMGGFSNFAISFSIICILSGGINSLAQGTSGAGGAAIGIGWPLGCMISGVFAVAMAQIASAYPTAGGLYHWGSILGNRFTGWLTAWFNLLGLVTVLGAINVGTYYFFFGAFGPMLGMEDTITTRIIFLSILTGGQALCNHFGIGLTAKLTDFSGYLIFATAIALTIVCLAAAPSYEFSRLWTFGNFSGAAGGNVWPEVSNSWIFLLGLLLPIYTITGYDASAHTSEETVQAAHSVPRGMVMSVVWSLLFGWLMLSAFVLMLPSMEEAAAQGWNVFFWAMDTQVNSTVKELLYLAIFISQILCGLATVTSVSRMIFAFARDGGLPASKALASVSPAHRTPVAAIWTGATLAVLFVWGSSLVSIGETPVYTIVVSCTVIFLFFSFVIPIVLGLFTFGTSKWPRMGPWNLGRGLYSLVAILSVISMALIFIIGIQPPNDWALYITIGFLILTGIIWFAFEAKRFQGPPIGDMIAKRQADIAAAEKALNK
- a CDS encoding glutamine synthetase family protein, whose translation is MSEPLLSFDELKQAVASGEIDTVLACMVDMQGRLVGKRFQAEFFIDSAFEETHCCNYLLADDIDMEPVPGYAAASWSKGYGDFVLKPDMSTLRRLPWLDGTALVLCDVLDHHHREDLPHSPRAILKKQVARLAERGYLGMFASELEFYLFDESYDAIHKRNYSHPKTASHYIEDYNILQTTREEPVLRAIRKHLQACGVPVENSKGEWGPGQEEINVRYADALTMADRHAIIKHACKEIAYQQGKSITFMAKWRYDLAGSSCHVHSSLWDKKGKKPLFFDTKDEFGMSKLMRAWVAGQLKYASEVTYFLAPYINSYKRFQAGTFAPTRAAWSRDNRTAGFRLCAEGSKSVRIECRIGGADLNPYLAFAALIAAGLAGIDEKLELGAPFEGDAYQNDQLPEVDKTLREATAALKGSAMLRKALGDEVVDHYVHTAEWEQKEYDRRITDWELQRGFERY
- a CDS encoding aldehyde dehydrogenase family protein, with the translated sequence MSKVEILPQVAAFLERRHGCFIDGQWVLPEGPTTQVLNPATGEAIAAVPDVPLEYLERAVQSAHKAFKSRVWSGLRPADRERILLRFTALVEEHAEELAQLETLSQGKSINISRMLDVGATVEFMRYMSGWATKIEGQTLDVSIPIPPGSRFTAFARREPVGVVAGIVPWNFPLMITTWKLMPALACGCTVVIKPASETPLTALRLAELAVEAGIPAGVFNVITGGGSTVGNALASHPMISKVSFTGSTAVGKSVGAACMENMTRFALELGGKNPMILLEDADVEKAVQGALLGGLLNNGQVCAAASRFYVHQSRYDAFVEGLAAAVKGLSIGPGMDQEAAVNPLVSRKQQQNVLKHIDLARQEGARVVAGGERLEGDGFFVQPTVLADVDHGMTVAREEVFGPVLSVIPFTDEDAMIELANDSPYGLAASLWTNDLSKAMNLVPRIEAGTVWVNAHVLLDPNMPFGGVKQSGMGREFGRAVIEAYTELKSVCIAH
- the feaR gene encoding transcriptional regulator FeaR, which produces MMTAQSLRADRFDEWLQGINQVCGRFGAKLLGSEFSGAIREYKSGAIKLSFVDVAQARLYRTPKEVAQSDGKHFYLALQLSGHAGMEQAGNSIEMAPGDITLIDSTLPSDFVYRENSRQLSLILPRHLVEQGLRFSGARCAQRIPASSPVAVLANRLILESTRQDSLSLPESEATLEAVVSLLRPALCAAEVEQDAHERMFRKTLRFIDENICAEELCPETIAREVGVSVRGLYRMFAKKGLVVAQYIKNRRLDFCAESLRHATAEQKLSALGYAWGFTDSSYFSTAFKARFGVSPSEYRKQYSQG